The following proteins are encoded in a genomic region of Comamonas resistens:
- a CDS encoding FIST signal transduction protein — MSLFPVGHASHDDWRHAVEQVVLQLRGQMLRQPQAQYRLGLIYLSQSLAPHAQELLALLARSLPQVTDWVGSSGHTVLAMEHEYSASYSLAVMLLDISAADYRVYSGVAPLALGGAEAGFEAHSALVHSSIDQPDLGELLLELSERTSSGNLFGALSDERGAQIACRAEDLAQLRTGAVVGVFHAGFSGVAFDSDVACMSRLAQGCSPLGVGMEITQATGPVLLELEGEPALPRLLQLLDVQASSGSSPGEGGWQAALSQLRKTQAAIAPLGRGLERGALTDEAQVLHIVGLDPVRQGVALSSPVEPEHTVIFCQRDTSEARHELMQMGAALKDALQPDFADAGGDEGGNEAAHAEAVQHIRGAIYVSSKGRGSEMFGGADAELKLLRHALGPVPLIGVVADAQLMDARVHQLAGVLTVFTGK, encoded by the coding sequence ATGTCGTTGTTTCCCGTCGGTCATGCCAGTCACGACGACTGGCGCCATGCGGTTGAGCAGGTCGTGCTTCAGCTGCGTGGCCAGATGCTGCGCCAGCCGCAGGCGCAGTACAGGCTGGGTCTGATCTATCTTTCCCAGAGCCTGGCGCCGCATGCGCAGGAACTGCTGGCGCTGCTGGCCCGCTCCTTGCCCCAGGTCACGGACTGGGTGGGCAGCTCGGGCCACACGGTGCTGGCCATGGAGCATGAGTACTCGGCCTCCTATTCGCTGGCCGTGATGCTGCTCGATATTTCCGCGGCAGACTACCGCGTCTATTCGGGCGTGGCGCCGCTGGCGCTGGGCGGCGCGGAGGCGGGCTTTGAAGCCCATTCGGCCCTGGTTCACTCCAGTATTGACCAGCCCGACCTGGGCGAGCTGCTGCTGGAACTGTCCGAGCGCACCAGCTCGGGCAATCTGTTTGGCGCGCTCAGCGACGAGCGGGGTGCACAGATCGCCTGCCGCGCCGAGGATCTTGCGCAACTGCGCACGGGCGCTGTCGTGGGTGTGTTTCACGCGGGCTTTTCCGGCGTGGCGTTCGACAGCGATGTGGCCTGCATGTCCAGGCTGGCGCAGGGCTGCTCGCCGCTGGGTGTGGGCATGGAGATCACCCAGGCCACGGGGCCTGTGCTGCTGGAGCTGGAAGGCGAGCCTGCCTTGCCCCGTTTGCTGCAGCTGCTGGATGTGCAGGCCAGCTCCGGCTCAAGTCCCGGCGAGGGCGGCTGGCAGGCTGCCCTGTCGCAACTGCGCAAGACCCAGGCCGCCATTGCGCCGCTGGGCCGGGGGCTGGAGCGCGGTGCGCTGACCGATGAGGCCCAGGTACTGCATATCGTGGGGCTGGACCCGGTGCGCCAGGGCGTGGCGTTGTCGTCGCCGGTGGAGCCCGAGCACACCGTCATCTTCTGCCAGCGCGACACCAGCGAGGCGCGCCATGAACTCATGCAGATGGGCGCTGCGCTCAAGGACGCGCTGCAACCCGACTTTGCCGATGCGGGGGGCGATGAGGGCGGCAATGAAGCGGCGCATGCCGAGGCGGTTCAGCATATTCGCGGCGCCATTTACGTCAGCAGCAAGGGGCGAGGCAGCGAGATGTTTGGTGGCGCAGACGCAGAGCTGAAGCTGCTGCGCCATGCCCTGGGCCCCGTGCCATTGATAGGCGTGGTTGCCGACGCGCAACTGATGGATGCCCGAGTCCACCAACTGGCTGGCGTGCTGACGGTGTTTACGGGGAAATAG
- a CDS encoding copper chaperone PCu(A)C — protein MNMRRTAVMALGSLLISGMAWAHPDAAHVKVENAWARASVPGQQASGAFMRLTAEEPLKLVGVETSAAGVAEVHEMKMEGDVMRMRAIDSLDLPKGVAVDLKPGGYHLMLQQLKAPLVKDSQVSVTLIFKDAKGEQSRLNLQLPVRMAAPGAAAAKGHEAMGHGAHMH, from the coding sequence ATGAATATGCGTCGTACTGCCGTGATGGCTCTGGGTTCCTTGCTGATTTCCGGGATGGCCTGGGCCCATCCCGATGCCGCCCATGTCAAGGTCGAGAATGCCTGGGCGCGTGCCAGCGTACCGGGCCAGCAGGCCTCGGGTGCCTTCATGCGTCTGACCGCCGAAGAGCCTCTGAAGCTGGTGGGTGTGGAAACCTCTGCGGCCGGAGTGGCCGAGGTGCATGAGATGAAGATGGAGGGCGATGTCATGCGCATGCGTGCCATCGACTCGCTGGACCTGCCCAAGGGCGTGGCCGTGGACCTCAAGCCCGGCGGCTACCACCTGATGCTGCAGCAGCTCAAGGCCCCGCTGGTCAAGGACAGCCAGGTGTCCGTGACGCTGATCTTCAAGGATGCCAAGGGCGAGCAGTCCCGTCTGAACCTGCAATTGCCGGTGCGCATGGCGGCTCCAGGGGCCGCTGCGGCCAAGGGGCACGAGGCCATGGGCCATGGCGCGCATATGCACTGA
- a CDS encoding glutathione S-transferase family protein, protein MLTLCGFSASNYYNKVKLALMEKQIPFEEKLVWLGDTNPDQSPLGKVPYLLTKHGAISESDAIIEYVDTLSPTTPLLPSDPFAAAKVRELCVYLNLHLELVARNLYPQAFFGGKVSDAARDKTLEQLKKNIAAFARIARFDMPFIAGEQFSLADCSAIVHLPLISSATKIMGGTDLLAELPVRDYLTRMGERPTVQKVNADRKTNTIELMEHMKAKAAR, encoded by the coding sequence ATGCTGACTCTGTGCGGATTCTCGGCCAGCAATTACTACAACAAGGTCAAGCTGGCCCTGATGGAAAAGCAAATTCCATTCGAGGAAAAACTGGTCTGGCTGGGCGATACCAACCCCGACCAGTCCCCCCTGGGCAAAGTGCCTTACTTGCTCACCAAGCATGGAGCCATCAGCGAATCCGACGCCATCATCGAATATGTGGACACCCTGTCGCCCACCACACCTCTGCTGCCCAGCGACCCGTTCGCCGCAGCCAAGGTGCGCGAGCTGTGCGTCTATCTGAATCTGCACCTGGAACTGGTGGCGCGCAACCTCTATCCCCAGGCCTTTTTCGGCGGCAAGGTCAGCGACGCCGCGCGCGACAAGACGCTGGAGCAGCTGAAAAAGAATATTGCCGCCTTCGCCAGGATCGCCCGCTTCGACATGCCGTTCATCGCTGGCGAGCAGTTCAGCCTGGCCGACTGCAGCGCCATCGTGCATCTGCCGCTGATCAGCAGTGCCACCAAGATCATGGGCGGCACCGACCTGCTGGCCGAGCTGCCCGTGCGCGACTATCTGACCCGCATGGGCGAGCGCCCCACGGTGCAAAAAGTCAACGCCGACCGCAAGACCAACACCATCGAGCTGATGGAACACATGAAGGCCAAGGCCGCGCGCTGA
- a CDS encoding VOC family protein, which produces MQSLFHLAYHVTDLDEARRFYGGVLGCREGRSTDTWVDFDFFGHQISLHLGQPFAVANTGKVGNHMVPMPHLGVILLKPDWMALAERLKAANTRFVLEPQVRFEGEPGEQWTMFFHDPSGNPIEVKGFASWEAVYEH; this is translated from the coding sequence ATGCAAAGCCTGTTTCATCTTGCCTACCACGTGACCGATCTTGACGAGGCACGCCGCTTCTACGGCGGCGTCCTCGGCTGCCGCGAAGGCCGCAGCACCGATACCTGGGTCGACTTCGACTTCTTCGGCCACCAGATTTCCCTGCACCTGGGCCAGCCCTTTGCCGTGGCCAATACCGGCAAGGTCGGCAACCACATGGTGCCCATGCCCCACCTGGGCGTGATCCTGCTCAAACCCGACTGGATGGCCCTGGCCGAGCGCCTGAAAGCCGCCAACACCCGGTTTGTACTGGAGCCGCAGGTACGCTTCGAGGGCGAGCCTGGCGAGCAGTGGACCATGTTCTTCCATGACCCCAGCGGCAATCCTATCGAGGTCAAGGGTTTTGCCAGCTGGGAAGCGGTCTACGAGCACTGA
- a CDS encoding PhaM family polyhydroxyalkanoate granule multifunctional regulatory protein, whose translation MSGDTSAFGFGKFIPGFEFLQGLAQGAGAAASPLGRVPQWVAPTVSVEEVDKRIAELKAVQFWLEQNGRALAATIQALEVQRMTLSTLQGMNVSMSDLAKNFPFPGGQAAASAYTGWPMGAGSSRHEEPASVPAAGPVPQPEPQAEAARPEADASEAAASAQQQTQAALGQAMQWWGALTQQFQQIAAKAMAEPVPAETMAAAQRATEAASSFAKSAMDKVMEQAGTFTPGADAKTAGKPKPAAEASAATAKAAATRKSAAQKTAAQKPATKAAAAPAARKRAAAPRKSWGQGGQRSE comes from the coding sequence ATGAGCGGCGACACATCGGCATTCGGTTTCGGCAAGTTCATTCCGGGTTTTGAATTTCTGCAGGGGCTGGCGCAAGGCGCTGGCGCTGCGGCCTCGCCCCTGGGCCGTGTGCCGCAATGGGTGGCTCCCACGGTCAGTGTGGAAGAGGTGGACAAGCGCATTGCCGAGCTCAAGGCCGTGCAGTTCTGGCTGGAGCAAAACGGCCGGGCTCTGGCCGCCACCATCCAGGCTCTGGAGGTGCAGCGCATGACGCTGTCCACTCTGCAGGGCATGAATGTCAGCATGAGCGATCTGGCCAAGAACTTCCCCTTCCCTGGCGGACAGGCGGCGGCCTCGGCCTATACGGGCTGGCCCATGGGCGCAGGCAGCTCCAGGCATGAGGAGCCGGCATCCGTGCCAGCCGCTGGGCCAGTGCCTCAGCCAGAGCCACAGGCCGAAGCGGCAAGGCCCGAGGCCGATGCCTCCGAAGCCGCCGCCAGCGCCCAGCAGCAGACCCAGGCCGCGTTGGGCCAGGCCATGCAATGGTGGGGCGCGCTGACCCAGCAATTCCAGCAGATCGCCGCCAAGGCCATGGCCGAGCCGGTTCCGGCCGAGACCATGGCTGCGGCCCAGCGCGCGACAGAAGCAGCCAGCAGCTTTGCCAAATCCGCCATGGACAAGGTCATGGAGCAGGCCGGCACCTTTACCCCAGGTGCTGATGCCAAGACTGCAGGCAAGCCAAAGCCAGCCGCAGAGGCTTCTGCTGCAACCGCCAAAGCGGCGGCCACTCGCAAATCTGCGGCGCAGAAGACAGCTGCCCAAAAGCCGGCCACCAAGGCCGCAGCAGCACCTGCTGCCCGCAAGCGCGCTGCCGCACCGCGCAAGAGTTGGGGGCAGGGCGGGCAAAGATCTGAATGA
- the recD gene encoding exodeoxyribonuclease V subunit alpha translates to MRGRRRTDLQTLDLFADHESSATSGDEAVTVLSRADLLTALERLADAGLLRRLDSALAAFVAAQDAEAEPALLVATVVLAQMEGRGHSCLPLAALPANPNEILGWPKEAMPVQLSLWEQLPATLDGWLQALRRSPVVRVMRGVNGDASAPDLGQPLVLLDDPAPLLYLRRYWDYERSVAAQIAQRTAADGAALDEALVRRWLDSLFSASTSQPDWQKLACALALRGRMSVITGGPGTGKTYTAARLLALLFATAPDAAQLRVALAAPTGKAAARLKQSIDTSLLELKTAVGDALDLEALVQRMGAARTLHSLLGARPDTRRFAHHAGNPLDVDVLIVDEASMIHLEMMAALLQALPPTARLILLGDKDQLASVEAGAVLGDLCRDAQQGHYSDDTLAYAQRVAGLLLPAQFMAVSPALQLPQPLAQHTVMLRESRRFGGPIGQLALAVNAGDAPGAMGLLRAQTQSGLNAELWAREGGEVEAVVRSAVQGRGTAASYAAYAKVLAQGMKTGFDSDAAHQQWVAQVLQAFDRYRLLCAVREGPWGVTGLNRAVEAALHASGAIRKDGEWYAGRPVMVTRNDGQLGVFNGDIGMALPSFADPRRLRAYFMQGEKLHAVSTARLAHVETAFAMTVHKSQGSEFEHTALVLAAQGGNMLSRELVYTGITRARQAFSLWSELPGLLVSAMGSPTQRSSGLLRFLEGVVPG, encoded by the coding sequence ATGAGGGGGCGCCGCAGAACCGATCTGCAGACACTGGATCTGTTTGCAGACCATGAATCCAGCGCTACATCTGGCGATGAAGCTGTCACGGTATTGAGCCGCGCCGATCTGCTGACCGCGCTGGAGCGCCTGGCTGATGCCGGCCTGCTGCGCCGCCTGGACAGCGCACTGGCCGCCTTCGTCGCTGCCCAGGATGCGGAGGCCGAACCCGCCTTGCTGGTAGCAACGGTCGTGCTGGCGCAGATGGAAGGCCGCGGCCACAGCTGTCTGCCGCTGGCCGCGTTACCTGCCAATCCCAATGAAATCCTGGGTTGGCCCAAAGAAGCTATGCCTGTACAGCTATCACTGTGGGAGCAACTGCCAGCCACACTGGACGGCTGGCTGCAGGCTTTGCGCCGCAGCCCTGTGGTGCGCGTCATGCGTGGGGTCAATGGCGACGCGTCGGCGCCCGATCTGGGCCAGCCGCTGGTGCTGCTCGATGACCCCGCGCCGCTGCTCTATCTGCGTCGCTATTGGGACTATGAGCGCAGCGTGGCCGCGCAGATTGCGCAGCGCACGGCCGCAGACGGTGCAGCTCTGGATGAGGCTCTGGTCAGGCGCTGGCTGGACAGCTTGTTCAGTGCATCCACCAGCCAGCCGGACTGGCAAAAACTGGCTTGCGCGCTAGCCTTGCGCGGGCGGATGTCCGTCATCACCGGCGGCCCCGGCACGGGCAAGACCTATACGGCGGCCCGTCTGCTGGCTCTGCTGTTTGCCACGGCTCCCGATGCCGCCCAGTTGCGTGTGGCGCTGGCAGCGCCCACGGGCAAGGCGGCAGCAAGGCTCAAGCAGTCCATTGACACCTCTTTGCTGGAGCTGAAAACCGCTGTCGGCGATGCTCTCGACCTTGAGGCCCTGGTGCAGCGCATGGGGGCGGCACGCACCTTGCACTCGCTGCTGGGCGCCAGGCCCGATACGCGGCGCTTTGCCCACCATGCGGGCAATCCGCTCGATGTGGATGTGCTCATCGTCGATGAGGCCTCCATGATCCATCTGGAAATGATGGCCGCGCTGCTGCAGGCCCTGCCGCCTACGGCGCGTTTGATCCTGCTGGGCGACAAGGACCAGCTGGCCTCGGTGGAGGCGGGAGCCGTGCTTGGCGACCTCTGCCGCGATGCCCAGCAGGGCCATTACTCGGACGACACCCTGGCCTATGCGCAGCGCGTGGCGGGTCTGCTGTTGCCTGCGCAGTTCATGGCCGTCAGTCCGGCGCTGCAGCTTCCTCAACCTCTTGCCCAGCACACCGTCATGCTGCGCGAAAGCCGCCGCTTTGGCGGCCCCATAGGCCAGCTGGCGCTGGCCGTCAATGCCGGTGATGCGCCGGGCGCCATGGGCCTGCTGCGCGCCCAGACCCAGTCCGGCCTGAATGCCGAGCTCTGGGCCCGTGAAGGCGGCGAGGTGGAGGCCGTGGTGCGCAGCGCCGTGCAGGGGCGCGGCACGGCGGCCAGTTATGCAGCCTATGCCAAGGTGCTGGCGCAAGGCATGAAGACCGGCTTTGACAGCGACGCGGCTCACCAGCAGTGGGTGGCCCAGGTGCTTCAGGCCTTTGACCGCTACCGGCTGCTGTGCGCCGTGCGCGAAGGCCCCTGGGGCGTGACCGGTCTGAATCGCGCGGTGGAGGCGGCGCTGCACGCAAGCGGCGCCATCCGCAAGGACGGCGAATGGTATGCGGGTCGCCCCGTCATGGTCACACGCAATGATGGGCAGCTGGGCGTGTTCAACGGCGATATCGGCATGGCCCTGCCCAGTTTTGCCGACCCCAGGCGTCTGCGTGCGTATTTCATGCAGGGCGAGAAGCTGCACGCAGTCAGCACCGCACGGCTGGCCCATGTGGAAACGGCGTTTGCGATGACGGTGCACAAAAGCCAGGGTTCGGAGTTCGAGCACACGGCCCTGGTGCTGGCCGCCCAGGGCGGCAACATGCTCAGCCGGGAGCTGGTCTACACCGGCATCACGCGGGCGCGGCAGGCGTTTTCGCTATGGTCGGAGCTGCCGGGTCTGCTGGTGTCGGCCATGGGCAGTCCTACGCAGCGCAGCAGTGGGTTGTTGCGGTTTCTGGAGGGGGTGGTGCCTGGTTAA
- a CDS encoding ATP-binding protein has translation MPAPRKALPEIDPQRCTGCGWCIGVCPPHVLSLQVQSPTGFGPKRSTLHDAPGCTGCALCAVRCPFDAIQMVKIGKH, from the coding sequence ATGCCAGCCCCGCGCAAGGCACTACCCGAAATCGATCCCCAGCGCTGCACGGGCTGCGGCTGGTGCATAGGGGTGTGCCCGCCCCATGTGCTGTCGCTGCAGGTTCAAAGTCCTACAGGGTTCGGCCCCAAGCGTTCCACCTTGCATGACGCGCCAGGCTGCACGGGCTGTGCCCTGTGTGCCGTGCGCTGCCCGTTTGACGCGATTCAGATGGTGAAGATTGGCAAGCACTGA
- a CDS encoding DUF2946 family protein, whose translation MLWRALQHRTLSARCLLAAWLCVLLTTVAAPFAQAQLPAGWEPVCSATGSAFRVPGPVAADEAVPQAHGLDCALCLPMLAPPPARQIDAGLRPQTAVLPERGQGLLQAFISTLPPVRAPPL comes from the coding sequence ATGCTCTGGCGCGCCCTACAACATCGCACCCTCTCGGCACGTTGCTTGCTGGCGGCTTGGCTGTGCGTGCTGTTGACCACGGTGGCGGCGCCATTTGCCCAGGCCCAGCTTCCTGCCGGCTGGGAGCCGGTCTGCAGCGCCACGGGGTCTGCCTTCCGGGTGCCCGGCCCTGTTGCCGCTGATGAGGCTGTGCCACAGGCCCATGGGCTGGACTGCGCGCTATGCCTGCCCATGCTGGCTCCGCCACCGGCGCGGCAGATTGACGCGGGCTTGCGTCCCCAAACTGCAGTCCTGCCCGAACGAGGGCAGGGCCTGCTGCAGGCTTTTATCTCCACCTTGCCGCCGGTACGCGCGCCACCGCTTTAA
- the recB gene encoding exodeoxyribonuclease V subunit beta has translation MSAPAQQVSSHVLQPLQFPLWGSRLIEASAGTGKTWTIAALYLRLVLGHGAENGFARPLTPPEILVMTFTRAATRELSDRVRARLIEAVQCFRGEAEPEAHDQFLRDLRDAYAPGAERDKAAWRLDMAAQCMDDAAIHTIDAWCQRMLREHAFDSGNLFDETLEADESQRQLEAAQDYWRQQCYPLSGEVLEEVLKVWPSVNALVKDMQSLLRENVPHTHADLQLGSLVDTALQQQKAQLQALSEGWADKALRLEDWLDGQLANNKSAWNGLKLRQANYKGWLKTLRDWAAAPNLALEQALKTGAKRLIPAGLDEARKGDAPVDLPPESQALEQLLLQLAAIPSFASQLRLHAAQHVQQRLLWIKRQAGTFGFADMLQRLDTALAGDNGAALRDSILAQYPAALIDEFQDTSPLQYRLFDQVYRTAHNAEDRARDSALLLIGDPKQSIYGFRGADIYSYLQARQSTEGRHYVLDTNYRSTEALVDAVNQWFAQAEQRPGEGAFMFRAGHSNPLPFEPVKAQGRGEMLVQASQPVPALTIAWDGSGGEPLSNDEIRRRGAEFCASQIVHWLMDETAGFARKGQELQRIRPADIAVLVRTGKEAAAVRRALAKRSVASVYLSDQDSVFASGEAQDLLLWLRAVAAPLDGLAVRAGLATPMMDLSFDELAWLASDDEAFDARSEQMKELHSVWLRLGVLAMLRQTLYRFNLPARWLLKTGGERRLTNYLHLAELLQSAGAQLEGEQALIRWLATQIESPGATGDAQIVRLESDADLVKVVTIHKSKGLEYPVVCLPFGGSFRSLDNKAAYLSLPVQGEYGPARELVLDYDGAQLARADKERLREDLRLLYVALTRPRHALWMGLAPMKRGHSKSCANEQGAAGYLLAGDASQSVAGWRASIEILSQQCAHISVLDLPPELPLLQRYVPAQELPALQGAPVYTAEFDRRWGIGSFSSLTRAMAAPSLPVLAVAAISPAEDERQMQREEDSLLDLSALPMTAGARSSAAVWHRFMRGPVVGNFLHDQMEWLAGEGFALSEQDDAEVSDPVNASLSTRLSTRLLRRCERAGRKDQAADVLQWLRAVVHQPLRPLGVTLADLGAQDALLAEMEFWLPAQRLSAQRIDVLCREHILPGQPRPVLPERELHGMLMGFADLVFCHAGRYWVLDYKTNHLGSEAAAYTPDALAGAMLEHRYDVQAALYLLALHRLLQSRLGDAYEPAQHLGGALYFFMRGIDGEAQGMHVLPAPLALLQALDALLGGSAEPVQEMLP, from the coding sequence ATGAGCGCGCCGGCCCAACAAGTTAGCAGCCATGTGCTGCAGCCCCTGCAGTTTCCGCTCTGGGGATCGCGCCTGATTGAAGCCAGTGCCGGCACGGGCAAGACCTGGACGATTGCTGCGCTATACCTGCGGCTGGTGCTGGGCCATGGCGCCGAGAACGGTTTTGCCAGGCCGCTGACGCCGCCCGAGATTCTGGTCATGACCTTTACCCGTGCGGCCACGCGCGAATTGTCCGACCGGGTGCGGGCGCGTCTGATCGAAGCGGTGCAATGCTTTCGAGGCGAAGCCGAACCCGAGGCACACGACCAGTTTCTACGCGATTTGCGCGACGCCTATGCGCCGGGCGCAGAGCGCGATAAGGCGGCCTGGCGGCTCGATATGGCGGCACAGTGCATGGACGATGCCGCCATTCACACCATTGACGCCTGGTGCCAGCGCATGCTGCGCGAGCACGCGTTTGACAGCGGCAATCTGTTCGACGAGACGCTGGAAGCCGATGAAAGCCAGCGTCAGCTGGAGGCTGCTCAGGACTACTGGCGCCAGCAGTGCTACCCGCTGTCGGGCGAGGTGCTGGAAGAGGTACTCAAGGTCTGGCCCAGCGTGAATGCGCTGGTGAAAGATATGCAATCGCTGCTGCGTGAAAACGTGCCGCACACCCATGCCGATTTACAGCTGGGTTCCTTGGTCGATACCGCGCTGCAGCAGCAAAAAGCGCAGTTGCAGGCTCTGAGCGAAGGCTGGGCCGACAAAGCCCTGCGCCTGGAGGACTGGCTGGACGGCCAGCTGGCCAACAACAAGAGCGCCTGGAACGGGCTCAAGCTGCGCCAGGCCAATTACAAGGGCTGGCTCAAGACGCTGCGCGACTGGGCCGCGGCGCCGAATCTGGCGCTGGAACAAGCGCTGAAAACCGGGGCCAAGCGCCTGATTCCGGCGGGGCTGGACGAAGCCCGCAAGGGCGATGCCCCGGTGGACTTGCCGCCCGAGTCGCAGGCACTGGAGCAACTGCTGCTGCAACTGGCAGCCATTCCAAGCTTTGCCAGCCAGCTGCGCCTGCATGCGGCGCAGCATGTGCAGCAGCGCCTGCTGTGGATCAAGCGCCAGGCCGGCACCTTTGGCTTTGCCGATATGCTGCAGCGCCTGGATACAGCGCTGGCGGGCGATAACGGCGCCGCGCTGAGGGACAGCATTCTGGCCCAGTACCCGGCGGCCTTGATTGACGAGTTTCAGGACACATCGCCGCTGCAATACCGCTTGTTCGACCAGGTCTACCGCACGGCCCATAACGCAGAAGACCGCGCCCGGGACAGCGCGCTGCTGCTGATTGGCGACCCCAAGCAGTCCATCTATGGCTTTCGCGGTGCCGACATTTACAGCTATCTGCAGGCCCGCCAGTCCACCGAGGGGCGGCACTATGTGCTGGACACCAATTACCGCTCGACCGAAGCGCTGGTCGATGCCGTCAACCAGTGGTTTGCGCAGGCGGAGCAGCGCCCCGGAGAGGGGGCGTTCATGTTCCGCGCGGGGCACAGCAATCCGCTGCCCTTTGAGCCCGTGAAGGCCCAGGGCCGCGGCGAGATGCTGGTGCAAGCCAGCCAGCCCGTACCGGCGCTGACGATTGCCTGGGACGGCAGCGGTGGCGAGCCGTTGAGCAATGACGAGATACGCCGCCGGGGCGCAGAATTCTGCGCCAGCCAGATCGTGCACTGGCTGATGGATGAGACGGCGGGCTTTGCCAGAAAAGGGCAAGAGCTGCAGCGCATTCGCCCCGCCGATATTGCCGTGCTGGTGCGCACCGGCAAGGAGGCTGCTGCCGTGCGGCGGGCGCTGGCCAAGCGGTCGGTGGCATCGGTTTATCTATCGGACCAGGACTCGGTGTTTGCCAGCGGCGAAGCGCAGGACCTGCTGCTGTGGCTGCGTGCCGTGGCAGCGCCGCTCGATGGGCTGGCCGTGCGGGCAGGTCTGGCGACGCCGATGATGGACCTGTCTTTTGACGAACTGGCCTGGCTGGCCAGCGATGACGAGGCTTTCGATGCGCGCAGCGAGCAGATGAAGGAGTTGCACAGCGTCTGGCTGCGCCTGGGCGTGCTGGCCATGCTGCGCCAGACCTTGTATCGCTTCAACCTGCCTGCGCGCTGGCTGCTGAAAACCGGTGGTGAGAGGCGTTTGACCAACTATCTGCACCTGGCCGAGTTGCTGCAAAGTGCTGGCGCCCAGCTGGAGGGTGAGCAGGCGCTGATCCGCTGGCTGGCCACGCAGATCGAGTCCCCGGGCGCGACGGGGGACGCCCAGATCGTGCGGCTGGAGTCGGATGCAGATCTGGTCAAGGTCGTCACCATCCACAAGAGCAAGGGCCTTGAATATCCGGTGGTCTGCCTGCCGTTTGGCGGCAGCTTCAGGTCATTGGACAACAAGGCCGCTTATCTGTCGCTGCCGGTGCAAGGCGAATATGGCCCGGCGCGCGAGCTGGTGCTGGACTATGACGGCGCGCAACTGGCCCGGGCCGACAAGGAGCGTCTGCGCGAAGACCTGCGCCTGCTCTATGTGGCGCTGACCCGGCCGCGCCATGCGCTGTGGATGGGCCTGGCCCCCATGAAACGGGGGCACAGCAAAAGCTGCGCCAACGAACAGGGTGCAGCGGGCTATCTGCTTGCCGGAGATGCTTCGCAATCTGTAGCGGGCTGGCGTGCCAGCATTGAGATCCTGAGCCAGCAATGCGCGCATATCAGCGTGCTGGACTTGCCGCCGGAGCTGCCGCTGCTGCAGCGCTATGTGCCCGCGCAGGAGCTGCCTGCGCTGCAGGGCGCGCCGGTGTACACGGCGGAGTTCGACCGCCGCTGGGGCATTGGCAGCTTCTCGTCGCTGACCCGTGCCATGGCGGCCCCCAGCCTGCCCGTGCTGGCCGTGGCGGCCATCAGCCCTGCCGAGGACGAGCGGCAGATGCAGCGCGAAGAAGACTCTTTGCTGGATCTGAGCGCCTTGCCCATGACCGCAGGGGCGCGCAGCAGCGCCGCCGTGTGGCATAGATTCATGCGCGGCCCGGTGGTGGGCAACTTCCTGCACGACCAGATGGAGTGGCTGGCCGGTGAAGGCTTTGCGCTGTCCGAGCAGGATGATGCCGAAGTCTCCGACCCTGTGAACGCCTCTTTGAGTACCCGTTTGAGCACTCGTTTGCTGCGCCGCTGCGAGCGCGCAGGCCGCAAGGATCAGGCCGCCGATGTGTTGCAGTGGCTGCGCGCCGTGGTGCACCAGCCGCTGCGGCCGCTGGGCGTGACGCTGGCTGATCTGGGCGCGCAGGATGCCCTGCTGGCCGAGATGGAGTTCTGGCTGCCCGCGCAGCGCCTGTCGGCCCAGCGCATCGACGTCCTGTGCCGCGAACATATATTGCCCGGCCAGCCGCGCCCGGTGCTGCCCGAGCGCGAGCTGCACGGCATGCTCATGGGCTTTGCCGACCTGGTGTTCTGTCATGCGGGCCGTTACTGGGTGCTTGATTACAAGACCAACCATCTGGGGAGCGAGGCTGCGGCCTATACGCCCGATGCGCTGGCCGGCGCCATGCTGGAGCACCGCTACGACGTGCAGGCCGCGCTCTACCTGCTGGCACTGCATCGCTTGCTGCAAAGCCGGCTTGGCGATGCCTATGAGCCTGCGCAGCACCTGGGCGGTGCGCTCTACTTTTTCATGCGCGGCATCGATGGCGAGGCCCAAGGCATGCATGTGCTGCCAGCGCCGCTGGCATTGCTGCAAGCGCTGGATGCGCTGCTCGGAGGCAGTGCCGAACCCGTACAGGAGATGCTGCCATGA